Proteins from a single region of Candidatus Puniceispirillum marinum IMCC1322:
- a CDS encoding S8 family peptidase — MIPRQTAYTSGSRRFFPRYILPALLLGTLAACGGGGGGGSGATTSLASLQTSGKPWLGDSSTIIYDPVAGIYTGWGPSNHQRLSYAHGRIGLGSAIQARNTGANVQVAVVDDGVDVDHPELQDNILKRPDGQIVGRSFLDRRPSSDHGPTLDRGRESISHGTHVAGIIAAADNGRGVRGVAPGAKIIPVRYVLSGIPNRYKFSADIDPDHEYAANSATKLKNIMKYINDDTGAFVMNNSWGYTLRPRVKEVALAGGKKGYFLQPRGAADYRAFINKFNHQDLREQVKLNKFVTVFAAGNDGWNAETGEIDIYKEKFAGEDIHNYLNEGERTLIGFLKPTDSQIAKTNTPANIPSLLSAYFVANGDAVGKWLAVVATDRNNRIAPFSNGCGIAKAYCLAAPGTRILSTFDRRETGVGAFHGYGVYSGTSMAAPMVSGALAVLKGKDPQLTAEAAVRIVLDTATDLGAPGVDDVYGHGLLNLARALEPIGATRAAGRHASPLSGFDPRQNAVAFSTAFGNGGAGQSLTSGVFDKYNRSYQMKTPLQAPIRKAPSLDSLMQFHHGKVSAASRTVALDGDGSLFYSLSDDRFGQRGKGVSFDMFGDIQGTHYRTHLAFAKAQTADSMMPSSTNKSMWAGLGSHSRDHMQGRFDTALNENLWLGIYTGRGQLGGTGTSTRTDRADDDGSYRFDDVGISLAHRDKSSKISLSAGQFFEHGRFLASRGEGAFQLDKATRTNYLHLGAAAALSARMRMSADYMTLKTKVDFRHNAYVDDMSLDADSADVRLTVTDVIADKDYIAIGYRLPLAVRQGAMTQHSVKGYDMTGKYNVAVDQIDFAVPKRHRIAHISYVRQLKARSYGDAAFRWFVEAASHQNWGNMAGKTNRHINAGLIASF; from the coding sequence ATGATACCGCGCCAGACTGCATATACATCCGGTTCACGTCGTTTTTTCCCTCGTTACATTCTGCCTGCTCTGCTTTTAGGCACGCTTGCCGCCTGCGGTGGCGGCGGTGGCGGTGGGAGTGGGGCAACCACAAGCCTTGCCAGCTTGCAAACCAGCGGCAAACCTTGGTTGGGAGATAGTAGTACCATCATATATGACCCTGTTGCAGGTATATACACTGGTTGGGGGCCTTCCAATCATCAACGACTATCTTATGCGCATGGCCGGATTGGGCTGGGTAGCGCGATTCAGGCCAGAAATACCGGCGCGAATGTTCAGGTTGCCGTTGTTGATGACGGCGTTGATGTAGATCATCCTGAATTGCAGGATAATATTCTCAAGCGCCCCGATGGCCAAATTGTAGGGCGCAGTTTTCTTGATAGACGGCCCTCATCAGATCATGGGCCAACGCTTGATCGTGGGCGTGAAAGTATTTCGCATGGCACGCATGTTGCGGGTATTATTGCCGCCGCCGATAATGGGCGCGGCGTAAGAGGCGTGGCACCAGGTGCCAAAATCATTCCTGTAAGATATGTACTAAGCGGTATTCCAAACAGATATAAATTTTCTGCTGATATAGATCCTGATCATGAATATGCTGCAAATTCAGCCACCAAGCTAAAAAACATTATGAAGTACATCAATGATGACACAGGTGCCTTTGTCATGAATAATAGCTGGGGATATACTTTGCGTCCAAGGGTAAAGGAAGTGGCTTTGGCTGGGGGTAAAAAGGGATATTTCTTGCAACCGCGTGGGGCAGCTGACTATCGCGCGTTCATTAACAAATTTAACCATCAGGATTTACGGGAACAGGTGAAGCTGAATAAATTCGTGACTGTGTTCGCCGCAGGTAATGATGGCTGGAACGCCGAAACAGGTGAAATAGATATTTATAAAGAAAAATTCGCAGGTGAAGATATTCATAACTATCTGAACGAGGGTGAACGCACCCTGATTGGTTTTTTAAAGCCAACGGATAGCCAGATTGCCAAGACAAATACACCTGCCAATATCCCGTCACTTTTATCAGCTTATTTTGTGGCCAATGGTGATGCGGTTGGTAAATGGCTGGCTGTAGTGGCGACGGATCGGAATAATAGAATTGCCCCGTTCAGTAATGGATGTGGTATTGCCAAGGCCTATTGTCTTGCCGCGCCGGGAACACGTATTTTGTCAACTTTTGATCGCCGTGAGACAGGTGTGGGTGCGTTTCATGGCTATGGTGTTTATTCCGGCACATCAATGGCGGCGCCGATGGTATCGGGGGCGCTGGCGGTTCTGAAAGGCAAAGACCCGCAACTAACCGCCGAAGCGGCTGTGCGGATTGTGCTTGATACGGCGACTGACCTGGGTGCGCCCGGAGTTGACGATGTTTATGGTCATGGCTTGTTGAATCTGGCCAGAGCGTTAGAGCCGATAGGTGCGACAAGGGCCGCGGGGCGGCATGCCAGCCCGCTATCCGGTTTTGACCCTCGGCAGAATGCGGTGGCCTTTTCCACCGCTTTTGGCAATGGCGGGGCGGGGCAGTCGCTGACCTCGGGCGTGTTTGACAAATATAACCGTTCCTATCAGATGAAAACGCCGCTACAGGCACCGATACGTAAAGCCCCCAGCCTTGATTCCTTGATGCAGTTTCATCATGGCAAGGTCAGTGCGGCATCGCGCACGGTGGCGCTTGATGGCGATGGTAGCCTGTTTTACAGCCTGTCGGATGACCGCTTTGGCCAGCGCGGAAAGGGTGTGTCCTTTGATATGTTTGGTGACATTCAAGGCACGCATTACCGCACGCATCTTGCCTTTGCCAAGGCACAGACCGCCGATAGCATGATGCCGTCATCGACGAATAAAAGCATGTGGGCTGGGCTGGGAAGCCATAGTCGCGATCATATGCAAGGCCGGTTTGATACCGCGTTGAATGAAAATCTATGGCTGGGCATTTATACTGGGCGCGGACAGTTAGGTGGTACAGGTACTTCGACGCGTACTGATCGGGCTGATGATGATGGTTCATATCGCTTTGACGATGTTGGTATATCGCTGGCGCATCGCGACAAATCCTCAAAGATCAGCTTGTCGGCAGGTCAGTTTTTTGAACATGGACGGTTTCTGGCAAGTCGTGGCGAAGGGGCGTTCCAGCTTGATAAGGCTACCAGAACAAATTATCTGCATCTTGGTGCGGCGGCCGCACTGTCCGCGCGCATGAGGATGTCGGCTGATTATATGACGCTCAAAACAAAGGTTGATTTTCGTCACAATGCCTATGTCGATGATATGTCGCTGGATGCCGATAGTGCCGATGTGCGGCTGACCGTCACCGACGTGATTGCAGATAAAGATTATATCGCGATTGGCTATCGACTGCCCTTGGCGGTGCGTCAGGGCGCGATGACGCAACATAGCGTCAAAGGGTATGATATGACAGGTAAATATAATGTGGCGGTTGACCAGATTGATTTTGCCGTGCCAAAGCGGCACCGGATCGCGCATATATCCTATGTGCGGCAACTCAAAGCGCGATCATATGGGGATGCCGCATTTCGCTGGTTTGTCGAAGCCGCATCGCATCAGAACTGGGGCAATATGGCAGGCAAGACAAATCGCCATATAAATGCCGGGCTTATCGCCAGTTTCTAG
- a CDS encoding GcvT family protein produces the protein MNEQQTKQTETLQSTTPLPKSARVVVIGGGAVGTSVLYHLAKLGWTDVVLLEKNELTSGSTWHAAGNCPNFVGSWTMMKIQSYSTRLYRELGALVDYPMNYHVTGAIRLAHSRQRMEEFRHVERMGRQMGVELQEMSNKDMQDVYPFLETHDLYGGQWDPYDGDIDPAQLTQALAKGARDLGATIIRFCPVTGVKWDKGEWTISTSQGDIQAEFVVNAAGYRANELGKMFGRDVPCVSLAHQYLITEAIPELTARDSKLPLLRDPDSSYYLRQEKDGLLLGPYEKNCRAHWLTDDDPMPDDFSFQLYNDDLDRLEWYIEDACERVPILGSGGITRVVNGPIPYTPDGLPLIGQMPGVPNAFEACVFTFGIVQGGGAGKLLADIIVEGEAETDSWAVDPRRFTDHVDTAYTAAKAIETYSHEYAMHFPQIQWPAGRKAKVSPLYERLEAAGAEFGAYGGWERADWFPKAGDERRPADSYDRQGWFDTVGAECRHVAEHAGILEMTGFSRYLVKGEGTRSWLSSLVTGNLPKPGRIGLIYFASPKGRVLSEMTATCLGEDEFMLMTGAGAYWHDFDLLFFALPAGGAISISDITRDFATLLVTGPKAPALLADVVDIDVASGAFPWLTHQRVKIAGVDTTAIRVSFAGEAGWELHCPMQDVVSVYDAIIAQGDAHQLGHFGMLALDSMRLEKGYRSWKSDLTSDYTMLESGLERWVNFGKDDFTGKTALMAEHQAGTKRRFVTLTIDDPADGEPFGEAVYLSTVLVNDVAAGLVVSAGYGHRVGASIAMAVIDADALVEGANLAVDVLGRIRDAHIVEGNVLYDPTNAKLKV, from the coding sequence ATGAACGAACAGCAAACAAAACAGACTGAGACCCTGCAATCCACAACACCATTGCCAAAAAGTGCCCGTGTTGTCGTGATTGGTGGTGGAGCAGTTGGTACATCTGTACTGTATCATCTTGCTAAATTGGGTTGGACAGATGTTGTTCTGCTCGAAAAAAACGAGCTGACTTCGGGATCCACTTGGCACGCGGCTGGCAATTGCCCGAACTTTGTCGGGTCATGGACAATGATGAAGATCCAGTCCTATTCGACGCGCCTATATCGCGAGCTTGGCGCGTTGGTTGATTATCCTATGAATTATCATGTGACAGGTGCGATACGCCTTGCCCATAGTCGTCAGCGTATGGAGGAGTTTCGCCATGTTGAGCGTATGGGCCGGCAGATGGGTGTCGAATTGCAGGAAATGTCGAATAAGGACATGCAGGATGTCTATCCGTTTCTTGAAACGCATGACCTATATGGTGGCCAGTGGGATCCCTATGATGGCGATATTGATCCAGCGCAATTAACGCAGGCATTGGCCAAGGGTGCGCGTGATCTTGGTGCGACCATCATTCGTTTCTGTCCAGTAACCGGTGTCAAATGGGACAAGGGTGAATGGACGATTTCGACGTCGCAAGGTGATATTCAGGCTGAATTTGTTGTCAATGCAGCTGGTTACCGTGCCAATGAACTTGGCAAGATGTTTGGCCGAGATGTGCCCTGTGTATCACTGGCGCATCAATATCTGATTACCGAAGCTATTCCCGAACTGACCGCACGCGACAGCAAGTTACCATTGCTACGCGATCCAGACAGCTCGTATTATCTGCGCCAGGAAAAAGACGGATTATTGCTTGGGCCATATGAAAAAAATTGCCGTGCCCATTGGCTGACCGACGATGATCCGATGCCTGATGATTTCTCTTTCCAGCTATATAATGACGACCTTGACCGGCTGGAATGGTATATTGAGGATGCCTGTGAGCGTGTGCCTATTCTGGGCAGTGGTGGGATCACCCGCGTGGTCAATGGCCCGATTCCCTATACGCCTGACGGTTTGCCGCTTATTGGCCAGATGCCGGGCGTGCCCAACGCCTTTGAAGCCTGTGTGTTTACCTTTGGTATTGTGCAGGGCGGTGGCGCGGGTAAATTACTGGCAGATATTATTGTCGAAGGCGAAGCCGAAACCGATAGTTGGGCGGTTGACCCCCGCCGCTTTACCGACCATGTCGATACGGCTTATACGGCGGCTAAGGCCATTGAAACCTATAGTCATGAATATGCCATGCATTTTCCACAAATTCAGTGGCCAGCTGGCCGTAAGGCAAAGGTGAGTCCGCTTTATGAACGGCTCGAAGCTGCGGGTGCCGAATTTGGCGCCTATGGTGGCTGGGAACGCGCCGACTGGTTCCCCAAGGCAGGCGATGAGAGGCGTCCTGCAGATAGCTATGACCGTCAAGGCTGGTTCGATACGGTTGGTGCCGAATGCCGCCATGTTGCAGAACATGCAGGCATTCTCGAAATGACTGGCTTTTCGCGTTATCTGGTAAAGGGTGAAGGTACCCGCAGTTGGCTATCATCGCTGGTTACTGGCAATCTGCCAAAGCCCGGGCGGATTGGCCTGATTTATTTTGCCTCGCCAAAGGGGCGCGTGCTTAGCGAAATGACCGCGACCTGTCTTGGTGAAGATGAATTTATGTTGATGACAGGTGCTGGCGCGTACTGGCATGATTTCGATCTGCTGTTCTTTGCCTTGCCAGCAGGGGGAGCGATTTCTATCAGCGACATAACGCGCGATTTTGCCACCTTGCTTGTCACTGGACCAAAGGCACCTGCTTTGCTTGCTGATGTGGTTGATATTGATGTGGCGTCAGGTGCATTTCCGTGGCTGACACATCAGCGGGTAAAAATAGCAGGCGTTGATACAACGGCCATTCGTGTCTCCTTTGCCGGTGAAGCTGGATGGGAACTACATTGTCCGATGCAGGATGTTGTTAGCGTCTATGACGCCATTATTGCACAGGGTGATGCGCATCAACTTGGACATTTCGGTATGTTGGCACTCGACTCGATGCGGCTTGAAAAAGGCTATAGGTCATGGAAATCGGATCTGACTTCGGATTATACAATGCTGGAAAGCGGTCTCGAACGCTGGGTGAATTTTGGTAAGGACGATTTTACCGGCAAGACAGCTTTGATGGCCGAGCATCAGGCAGGTACAAAACGCCGCTTTGTAACTTTGACGATTGATGATCCGGCTGATGGTGAGCCCTTTGGTGAGGCTGTCTATCTAAGCACGGTTCTGGTCAATGATGTGGCTGCCGGTCTGGTCGTATCGGCAGGCTATGGACATCGGGTAGGGGCATCGATAGCCATGGCGGTGATTGATGCAGACGCGCTGGTTGAGGGGGCAAATCTGGCAGTTGATGTGCTTGGCCGGATACGCGATGCGCATATTGTTGAAGGCAATGTTCTGTATGACCCGACAAATGCAAAGTTAAAGGTGTAA
- a CDS encoding helix-turn-helix domain-containing protein, which translates to MLVKMEKQPNASSSASSSASASAPLRSTGQIGSDIRALRRSRNWTLSDLADHLERSVGWLSQVERGVSEPALEDIRRIAGLFNLPVSFFFSSSSDDPESQFVVRGDSRRSMSDDTKGLVESLLSPDLGGAFEIVHSVFAPGARCPEPFVRQSEEAGYVIEGSLVLFIDGDRFELRAGDSFRFAGETVSWVNEGTVPAILIWVIAPPIY; encoded by the coding sequence ATGCTTGTGAAGATGGAAAAACAACCAAATGCCAGTTCGAGTGCCAGTTCGAGTGCCAGTGCCAGTGCGCCACTGCGTTCAACAGGGCAGATCGGCAGTGACATTCGCGCCTTGCGCCGATCACGTAACTGGACGCTAAGCGATCTTGCCGATCATCTTGAACGCTCGGTTGGCTGGCTGTCACAGGTTGAACGCGGCGTGTCAGAACCCGCATTAGAAGATATCCGCCGTATTGCCGGCTTGTTTAATCTGCCCGTCAGTTTCTTTTTTTCATCAAGTAGCGATGATCCGGAAAGCCAATTTGTCGTGCGTGGAGATTCGCGCCGGTCGATGAGTGACGATACCAAAGGTCTGGTTGAAAGCCTGTTATCGCCTGATCTGGGCGGTGCGTTTGAGATTGTCCATTCGGTATTTGCCCCAGGCGCTCGCTGCCCGGAACCGTTTGTCAGGCAAAGCGAAGAAGCAGGCTATGTTATTGAAGGTAGCCTTGTGTTGTTTATTGATGGTGACCGTTTTGAGTTGCGGGCTGGTGACAGCTTCCGGTTTGCTGGCGAAACCGTGTCATGGGTGAATGAAGGCACTGTGCCAGCCATCCTGATCTGGGTGATCGCCCCACCAATTTATTAG
- a CDS encoding DUF983 domain-containing protein: protein MQTPSSSLSYGTALTRGLRRRCPQCGIGTLLCGYLKPVTECEACKSDFSHISADDGPAWVTILVLGHVVVPLMLYFGRDDSIPLWIACAILSVIMLIGVYVILPRAKGLFIALIWMTGATGEDMAPNSLDQSDETHNRQ, encoded by the coding sequence ATGCAGACCCCATCTTCTTCGCTTTCATATGGTACCGCTTTGACACGCGGTTTAAGGCGGCGCTGTCCGCAATGCGGGATTGGCACGTTGTTGTGTGGCTATCTTAAACCAGTCACAGAATGTGAAGCCTGCAAAAGTGATTTTAGCCATATCAGTGCTGATGATGGCCCGGCCTGGGTCACCATATTGGTACTTGGGCATGTGGTTGTGCCGCTGATGCTCTATTTCGGGCGCGATGATTCGATACCGCTATGGATTGCCTGCGCTATTCTGTCGGTGATCATGCTGATTGGCGTCTATGTGATTTTGCCGCGTGCGAAGGGATTATTTATCGCGCTGATCTGGATGACGGGCGCAACAGGTGAGGATATGGCACCCAATTCCCTAGATCAAAGTGACGAAACGCATAACCGTCAGTGA
- a CDS encoding dipeptidase, whose amino-acid sequence MNKAEIPIFDGHNDVLFRLFQAGGRDHATSFVTGRDGHIDLIKATSGGLAGGFFAIYVPSPVDLALKFELMTQDSYDLPLPPAVDLSDALPIALQQAVILVELETLGALKICTSVNDIRSCMQSGIMAAIMHMEGAEAIDADLYNLDIFYRAGLRSLGLVWSRPTIFGEGVPFRFPSTGDIGGGLSEHGIRLVKRCDELGIMLDMSHLNEAGFWDIAKHSTKPLVATHSNSHVLSPHARNLTDRQLAAIAESDGMVGLNFAVAFLRADGKMLADVHYDVLLRHLDHLIEHLGEDRVGLGSDFDGAVIPEDMGDCAGLTSFRNAMYAHGYNDALMTKLCHANWMRLLAHNMG is encoded by the coding sequence ATGAATAAAGCCGAGATCCCGATTTTTGACGGGCATAACGATGTCTTGTTCCGCCTGTTTCAGGCTGGTGGACGCGATCACGCCACTAGCTTTGTTACCGGTCGTGATGGTCATATTGATCTGATAAAGGCCACGTCAGGCGGTTTGGCTGGTGGGTTTTTTGCCATATATGTCCCGTCGCCAGTTGATCTTGCTCTCAAATTCGAATTGATGACTCAGGATAGTTATGATCTGCCATTACCACCGGCAGTTGATTTGAGTGACGCCTTGCCGATTGCCTTGCAACAGGCAGTGATACTTGTCGAGCTTGAGACGCTGGGCGCGCTGAAAATCTGTACTAGCGTAAATGATATTCGTAGCTGTATGCAAAGCGGAATCATGGCTGCCATCATGCATATGGAAGGGGCAGAGGCGATCGATGCCGATCTGTATAATCTGGATATCTTTTATCGGGCAGGGTTGCGCTCGCTGGGGCTGGTCTGGAGCCGCCCAACCATTTTCGGCGAAGGCGTCCCGTTTCGGTTCCCCAGCACAGGTGATATTGGTGGGGGTTTGAGCGAACATGGTATCCGGCTTGTTAAACGCTGTGATGAATTGGGTATCATGCTGGATATGTCGCATTTGAACGAAGCCGGTTTCTGGGATATCGCCAAACACAGTACCAAACCGCTTGTAGCGACGCATTCCAATAGCCACGTGCTGTCGCCGCATGCCCGCAATCTCACCGACAGACAGCTGGCGGCGATTGCCGAAAGTGATGGTATGGTTGGGTTGAATTTCGCCGTCGCCTTTTTACGCGCCGATGGCAAGATGCTGGCCGATGTTCATTATGATGTTCTGCTTCGGCATCTTGACCATTTGATTGAACATCTGGGTGAAGACCGTGTTGGCTTGGGATCAGATTTTGATGGTGCCGTTATTCCCGAAGATATGGGTGATTGTGCTGGACTTACGTCTTTTCGCAATGCGATGTATGCGCATGGTTATAATGACGCTCTTATGACAAAACTTTGTCATGCAAACTGGATGCGGTTACTTGCCCATAACATGGGGTGA
- a CDS encoding DMT family transporter produces MLARCLPWIFMLCMGMLWGGSFSVAKIAINAGGTPMGVAFWQAVIASALLLTYTLLRRRPMSLGVEQLRFYIVVGLMGIAIPGVCFYLATPHLPAGILAITVTLVPILTYCLALSLRLEQISWRRVTGIIFGACAILLLVAPESSLPNRSDVPWLLLACVSPLCLAAQNILLARWHIAGLGPIRTACGMNLAAAVILLPVTAVNGDLFLPAFPFGTIEWGVVGLALIATIAYTMFVMTIDRAGPLFASQVGYVVTLAGVFWGMLLFGESHSAWVWVSLATMLAGLALVTPRKTGETG; encoded by the coding sequence ATGTTAGCACGATGTCTGCCCTGGATATTTATGCTGTGTATGGGGATGTTATGGGGGGGATCCTTTTCGGTTGCCAAGATTGCGATCAATGCGGGCGGCACCCCGATGGGCGTCGCCTTCTGGCAAGCGGTCATCGCAAGCGCTCTTTTACTAACATATACGCTGTTGCGGCGCCGACCAATGTCGCTGGGCGTCGAACAATTACGGTTTTATATCGTCGTTGGCTTGATGGGTATTGCAATACCGGGCGTATGTTTCTATCTGGCCACGCCGCATCTGCCCGCGGGCATATTGGCCATCACCGTAACCTTGGTACCTATTCTGACCTACTGTCTTGCCCTGTCACTCAGGCTTGAGCAGATATCATGGCGGCGTGTAACCGGCATTATCTTTGGTGCCTGTGCGATCCTGCTGCTGGTGGCGCCCGAGAGCAGTCTGCCAAACCGAAGCGATGTACCGTGGCTATTGCTGGCCTGCGTTAGTCCGCTATGCCTTGCAGCCCAAAACATTCTGCTAGCACGTTGGCATATTGCCGGTCTGGGGCCAATAAGGACTGCCTGCGGCATGAATCTCGCGGCCGCGGTGATCTTGCTACCTGTCACAGCGGTCAATGGTGACCTGTTCCTGCCAGCATTTCCGTTTGGCACCATTGAATGGGGGGTTGTCGGTCTAGCACTGATAGCAACGATTGCCTATACGATGTTCGTTATGACAATTGATCGCGCCGGACCGCTTTTTGCCAGTCAGGTTGGCTATGTTGTCACTTTGGCAGGTGTGTTTTGGGGTATGCTTTTATTTGGCGAAAGCCATTCGGCATGGGTCTGGGTATCTTTGGCAACAATGCTGGCGGGTCTGGCGCTGGTGACACCCCGCAAAACTGGCGAGACAGGCTAG
- a CDS encoding ABC transporter ATP-binding protein, which translates to MADLNLTNIQKSYDKTEVITNLNLSIKSGEFVVFVGPSGCGKSTLLRMIAGLEDISGGTLTINDEIVNDVVPAERGVAMVFQSYALYPHMTVFDNMAFGLRQSKTPKPEINRRVNGAAAILQITDYLKRLPKHLSGGQRQRVAIGRAIVRDPKVFLFDEPLSNLDAALRVQTRIEIAKLHNDLDATMVYVTHDQVEAMTLADRIVVLNAGNIEQVGTPLELYNAPANKFVAGFIGSPKMNFIPTGHKTLKSASHNAAEIGIRPEHLVLTTKAKAKLYGSLRHIEQLGEYALAYIDLGDGIEITAKLEGESGLQNGAKMPLTFDTSKLHHFDANGVSLAAGTASA; encoded by the coding sequence ATGGCTGATTTAAACCTAACAAATATTCAAAAATCTTATGACAAGACTGAAGTCATCACCAATCTCAACCTGAGCATAAAGTCAGGTGAGTTTGTGGTATTTGTCGGGCCATCTGGATGTGGAAAATCGACCCTATTACGTATGATCGCCGGGCTTGAGGATATTTCTGGTGGCACCCTTACGATCAATGACGAAATCGTCAATGATGTAGTGCCTGCCGAGCGCGGCGTGGCCATGGTGTTCCAGTCTTATGCGCTATATCCGCATATGACCGTATTCGACAACATGGCCTTTGGTCTGCGACAAAGCAAAACCCCCAAACCAGAAATTAACCGCCGCGTAAATGGTGCCGCGGCCATATTGCAAATCACCGATTATCTGAAACGCTTGCCCAAGCATCTATCAGGTGGCCAGCGCCAGCGTGTGGCTATCGGACGTGCGATTGTACGCGACCCAAAGGTATTCCTGTTTGATGAACCCCTGTCAAATTTGGATGCGGCCTTACGCGTGCAAACCCGGATTGAAATCGCCAAACTGCATAATGACCTTGATGCCACTATGGTCTATGTGACCCATGATCAGGTTGAAGCCATGACATTGGCGGATCGGATCGTGGTTCTGAATGCCGGTAATATCGAACAGGTGGGAACCCCGCTTGAACTCTATAATGCCCCTGCCAATAAATTTGTTGCTGGCTTTATCGGTAGTCCAAAGATGAACTTCATTCCGACAGGTCACAAGACATTAAAATCAGCATCACATAATGCGGCCGAAATTGGCATTCGTCCAGAACATCTGGTCCTTACCACCAAAGCCAAAGCCAAACTGTATGGCAGCTTGCGGCATATCGAACAGCTTGGTGAGTATGCGCTAGCCTATATTGATCTGGGTGACGGTATTGAAATCACCGCCAAACTTGAAGGCGAATCTGGCTTGCAAAATGGCGCCAAAATGCCTCTGACCTTTGATACCAGCAAACTTCATCACTTTGACGCTAATGGTGTTTCGCTAGCCGCTGGCACGGCATCCGCTTAA
- a CDS encoding TraR/DksA family transcriptional regulator, with protein sequence MDVTVFRKLILAEIAELEGLSKSSKSGRDPVTLDQQSVGRLSRMDAMQQQSMDLAREERRQQRLIILAAALQRIEADDYGYCLGCDEPIKPARLQIDPAVTTCVSCAV encoded by the coding sequence ATGGATGTTACGGTATTTAGAAAGCTGATTCTGGCCGAAATAGCCGAGCTTGAGGGCTTGAGTAAAAGCAGTAAATCGGGCCGTGATCCTGTCACGCTTGATCAGCAATCGGTTGGCCGTCTGTCGCGTATGGATGCGATGCAACAGCAATCCATGGATCTGGCACGTGAAGAAAGACGGCAACAGCGTCTAATCATTCTGGCGGCGGCCTTGCAACGTATCGAGGCGGACGATTACGGATATTGCCTTGGATGCGATGAGCCGATCAAGCCCGCACGGCTACAAATTGATCCGGCCGTTACAACCTGCGTGTCATGCGCGGTTTGA